Proteins co-encoded in one Microtus ochrogaster isolate Prairie Vole_2 unplaced genomic scaffold, MicOch1.0 UNK81, whole genome shotgun sequence genomic window:
- the Bst2 gene encoding bone marrow stromal antigen 2, whose translation MAPTFYHYFPVPMEKTWEEQGPGKRRRWLVAAGLMFLIFVVLVSLLIHFAVRANSEACRDGLRAWNECRNTTHLLQRQLTRAQENLLLAETQANTCNRTVVTLQDSLEKKESQVQEQQAHIQEQQAHIQKLESKIMKLNQELATLRTKEEASSTAQNSASSMVVSSLLMFVVPVFLLF comes from the exons ATGGCACCGACTTTCTACCACTATTTTCCGGTGCCCATGGAGAAGACGTGGGAGGAGCAGGGACCGGGCAAACGCCGGCGGTGGCTGGTGGCCGCGGGCCTGATGTTCCTGATCTTTGTGGTCTTGGTCAGCTTGCTCATCCACTTCGCCGTCAGGGCAAACAGCGAGGCCTGCAGGGACGGGCTGCGGGCTTGGAATGAGTGCCGTAACACCACGCACCTTCTGCAGCGCCAGCTCACCCGTGCCCAGGAGAACCTGCTGCTGGCAGAGACGCAGGCAAACACCTGCAACCGGACCGTG GTGACCCTTCAGGATTCCCTGGAGAAGAAGGAGTCCCAGGTCCAGGAGCAGCAGGCCCACATCCAGGAGCAGCAGGCCCACATCCAGAAGCTTGAGA GCAAGATCATGAAGCTGAACCAGGAGCTGGCGACACTGAG GACCAAGGAGGAAGCTTCTAGCACAGCACAGAACTCTGCCAGCTCCATGGTGGTCTCCAGCCTTTTGATGTTCGTAGTGCCAGTGTTCCTGCTTTTCTGA
- the Ccdc194 gene encoding coiled-coil domain-containing protein 194 gives MAEPGPEPGSAWRLLALCGAAVFLAAAAAGGALVAWNLAASTARGTSCPEPEQVNATVWPPDSAPEIEELRRRLAEAEQRQESLAGWLQRAEGDRRELEVALKACKDRQSRLQTQLKTLRIEMDEAKAQGTQIGLQNGELTEALARWEAAATESKQQLEAAIQRAGAAEAEGEACVGREVALREHM, from the exons ATGGCAGAGCCGGGCCCGGAGCCGGGGAGCGCTTGGCGGCTGCTGGCCCTGTGCGGGGCTGCGGTGTTTCTGGCGGCTGCCGCGGCCGGAGGGGCGCTGGTGGCCTGGAACCTGGCTGCCTCGACGGCCCGGGGTACCAGCTGCCCTGAGCCCGAGCAGGTGAACGCAACGGTGTGGCCCCCAGACTCAGCGCCTGAGATCGAAGAACTTAGGCGGCGGTTGGCCGAGGCTGAGCAGCGCCAGGAGAGCCTGGCCGGGTGGCTGCAGCGCGCCGAGGGCGACAGGAGGGAGCTGGAGGTGGCGCTCAAGGCCTGCAAGGACCGCCAG AGCCGGCTTCAGACCCAGCTGAAGACCCTGAGGATTGAGATGGATGAGGCCAAAGCCCAAGGCACGCAGATAGGGCTACAGAATGGAGAACTGACag AAGCCTTGGCGCGTTGGGAGGCTGCAGCCACTGAGTCCAAGCAACAGCTGGAAGCGGCAATACAGCGCGCAGGcgcagcagaggcagaaggcgAAGCTTGCGTTGGCCGGGAGGTGGCGCTTAGGGAGCACATGTGA
- the Plvap gene encoding plasmalemma vesicle-associated protein: protein MGLAMDRSPYSRTGDAARGCWYYLRYFFLFVSLIQFLIILGLVLFMIYGNVHATTEASLKATEMRADSLYSQVVELSAVKANLTKQLNISLHAKETVMQMLLSAKRELERLNASFRQCQGDQATYVNYHRFMAAIILSEKQCWEQVKENNKTCEALLFKLGEKAKTLEMEVVKEKAVCAKNKESLLAEKQRVEEQLSACGKARERQQQEQQVIEEQLRKVQSMCLPLDHDKLHADALSIWRDSLIPRSLDGLGYHYPSLAPEIVSLRRMCEHLPTLLSNKVDEMARGLRMSIERVTRENAELRRQKLEVERGAQSTQEARARVETEAKARESQLRAECARQTQLALEEKASLRSQKEGLERELEARKRELEQLRTEVDVRISALDTCVKAKSQPATPPRLFGPPPNPPPIDTASLEDFKKKILESQRLPMVNPAVPPSG, encoded by the exons ATGGGGCTTGCCATGGATCGCAGCCCGTACTCCCGCACGGGGGACGCGGCTCGTGGCTGCTGGTACTACCTGCgctatttcttcctctttgtgtcACTCATCCAGTTCCTCATCATCCTGGGCCTCGTCCTCTTCATGATCTACGGCAACGTGCACGCCACCACGGAGGCCAGCCTGAAGGCCACCGAGATGCGCGCTGACAGTCTGTACAGCCAGGTGGTGGAGCTGTCGGCCGTGAAGGCTAACCTGACCAAACAGCTGAACATCAGCTTGCACGCCAAGGAAACGGTCATGCAGATGCTGCTGAGTGCCAAGCGCGAGCTGGAGCGCCTCAACGCCAGCTTCCGCCAGTGCCAAGGCGACCAG GCCACCTACGTAAACTACCACCGGTTCATGGCCGCCATCATCCTGAGCGAGAAGCAGTGCTGGGAACAGGTGAAGGAGAACAACAAGACCTGCGAAG cctTGCTCTTCAAGCTGGGCGAGAAGGCAAAGACGTTGGAGATGGAGGTGGTCAAGGAGAAGGCTGTGTGCGCCAAGAACAAGGAAAGCCTGCTGGCGGAAAAGCAGCGTGTGGAGGAGCAGCTGTCGGCCTGTGGCAAAGCGCGGGAgcggcagcagcaggagcagcaggtgaTCGAGGAGCAGCTGCGCAAGGTGCAGTCCATGTGCCTCCCGCTGGATCACGACAAGCTCCATGCGGATGCGCTGAGTATCTGGCGGGACTCGTTGATCCCGCGATCCCTGGATGGCCTGGGCTACCACTACCCTTCGTTGGCACCCGAGATCGTGTCCCTCCGCCGGATGTGCGAGCACCTGCCCACTCTCTTGAGCAACAAGGTGGATGAGATGGCGCGCGGGCTGCGCATGAGCATCGAGCGTGTGACCCGCGAGAACGCGGAGTTGCGGCGGCAGAAGTTGGAGGTGGAGCGCGGGGCTCAGAGCACGCAGGAGGCGCGGGCGCGTGTCGAGACGGAGGCGAAGGCACGCGAGAGCCAGCTGCGGGCGGAGTGCGCGCGCCAGACGCAGCTGGCGCTAGAGGAGAAAGCATCGCTGCGCTCGCAGAAGGAAGGCCTGGAGCGTGAGCTGGAGGCGCGCAAGCGCGAGCTGGAGCAGCTGCGCACCGAAGTGGACGTGCGCATCAGCGCGCTGGACACCTGTGTCAAGGCCAAG tcACAGCCAGCCACCCCGCCAAGACTCTTCGGCCCACCCCCAAACCCTCCGCCCATAG ATACTGCTAGTCTGGAGGACTTCAAGAAAAAGATCCTGGAGTCCCAGCGTCTCCCAATGGTCAACCCCGCAGTCCCACCCAG tgGCTGA